The Mus musculus strain 129X1/SvJ chromosome 1 genomic contig, GRCm38.p6 alternate locus group 129X1/SvJ 129X1/SVJ_MMCHR1_CTG1 DNA segment ATCTCCTACTGCAAAGACTTTCCTTAATTTATTAAATAACACATTAAGTTATCGTATCATGTAACACAGCCTCGGTTGGTACTGAAAAGGTAAGTATTTATGaaaagctttctgttgttgttaaccATCTCTCTGCTTTGGGTTCAGAAGAAAGTATAGGGGACACCAGAGTGTTTCAACCTGACATTGCCTAgtttcttctcagcctgtttccCTTTGCTGGTGACCATCTACTAAGGCTATGTTCCTCATTCTGTGTTGTACTCAGGAGGTATTTTGACATGAGATATTATCCTGTTTTAGAAATCTTGATGGCTGTCCACTACTGACCAATGCCCTATAATTATAATAGTCACTTTTGCTGAGAGTCAGTTTCAGACCCCTCACAGGTATATCCCAAACTTTCCCTGCCATTCATCATAAAAGGGAACTAACTGCTTCCTCTTACCATCCCGAAGACTTGTTAATAGAATTACAATGATGTAACAGAGAAGGTACTTCTGCTAATATTGTATGTATTTAATGATATCATCATTTATTAGCTGTGTATTTTGAGACCATGTCTACAATTTACACAAAACTCATTTTGTTACATGGTACAATTGTATTTAATAATCTATATGATCAATGTTCAATTCTTTACCTGATAGAGTCCTGTGATATATTGTGGATTGAAATCTTTGGGCATGTCTAACTCTCTGTGCTCATAAATTGTGACAGAAATATAACAGGAAATGTATACAGACCAGGAAAATAGGCTACAGTTAAAGACTGTTTTGTTTGGCAACAGCTTCATAGCAATGGTTGTATTTTAGAAAAGTTGtactttaaaagttcaaaatatataaagaatccaGTAAAGGTGGCTTCTACTCTGAGACTAGAAAAGTGTTAGGAAGACCCAAACTCTGTTGTCTGAAGTAAAAGTGTTCCCACATACATAGTTTTACTTAACTGGAAATATGGTCATTTTAGCgatctaaaaaataaatgtttaaatgagTCTGGATGGGATTCAGGCATACTACAGCACTCCAACAGCTGAGCTACATCCATATCTACCAGAATTCATCTATGTAGTCCATTATTTTTTGGTACCTGTCACACCGCTTCATTTACATCAGCAAAAAGTATGGGAACTGTGCTCTCTGTGTGCTATAGAGAACATATATAAGACAGAATTAATGGATTAGAAATTCTACATGAAGGAAAGCCCAGAACTATGAACTAATTTTACTACAAGCCTAGCTTCTCTCAAAATGACATGTAGTTGAACCAGATCAAGTAAGATCTGGCAAGTTTTGTAAGATACTTTGAACAAACCTTCCATCCCAGACCAATGACAATTCACTGGCTTTCAAATGAAGTTATAATATTGATTATGAAGGGAGGAGGCTAAGTGTTAGCCTAAGTGTGGGCTAAAATAATTTCTTCAGACGAGGAGAAAACTGACAGGATAAAGGTCCTCTTTTCAGaagggaaaatgaaaaggtaTACTTGCtctgattttaaaaacaattaagcaggattaaaaaaaattctcaatcctattttcctttagaaacagaaaaacagaaccatCCGAAAACATAGTATCTCAAAGACAGAGGGTCCTCAGGAAAAGCAACAACGTGTAGAATTGTCATCAACCAGCAACTTCCAAGCTGTAAGCGAACTCCTGACCTTTGAAGGACTTTCAGCAATTCCTTCTAGCAGACTTCAGTCTTCTCAGAAGCCTCTAGAAGCTCACTTGGATTTAAAGATGTCTCCAATCTTTCCAACATCACCTTGCCACAATCTTCCAGTGTCTCTATCCTCAGACTCAAATGTTCATCTGAACTCTAATGCACATTCCATCCTGTTCAGTGGTGCCCAGGTTCCTCATGTACAATCAGCAACAGGATTCAGTAATGTCGGGGTCCCTCTTATGCCTTCAGAAACAGTGTTCAGTTCTTCCAGTGCTCCTCAGATATCTCAAATAACAGTACCTAACAGCATCCGGGACCTTTACCTTCTTAAACCAGCAACATTCAATAGCACAGAGGCTCCTCACAAACAGGCAATAGCATCCAGAAATGGCCAAACTACTAGAGCGCCATCAGCAAAACTAACAAGCAAATCCCAGTTCCTAAAGTTGCATCCTCCAGCAACAGCATCCAGCAATTCTCAGGTTCCTCATATTCTAGCAACCATGCCCAGAAACATCTCTGTCACACAGGTACCTCAAACAAGAACATCCAGTAGCATTCAGACTCTTAACTCTGCTACAGTAAAAGCATCCAAGAATGTCCAGGCCCCTCAAGTATCTTTACCAATACGACCCAAttattttctggcttctgtggcacCTCCATCAGCAACACCCAACCGTCTTACATCTCATGGGCCACTTTTGTCAATAGCCACAAGCAGAGCCCAGACTACTCAAATTGAACCAGGAACAGAATCCATTTGTGTCCAGGCTCTTCATGCTCCTCCATCAACAGTGTCCAGAAGTAAGTGCACCACTCCATTGACACAAGGGGCAGAATCCAGTACTGGGGAAGTCCTTCCCCTTCCTAAAATAAAAGCATGCACGATATTCCAAGCACCTCGGGTGTCTTCACCAACTGCATCCAGCGGTATCATGAAGCCACATGCAACTTCATCAAAAACATCCAGCAGTCTCCTGGATCAACATGCAACTTCATCTACAGcatccagcagcagtcttctggCTCTAAAGTTGTCTCCAGTAACAGCATCTAGGACTCTCAGTGCTATTCCAGGGCTTTCAGAAACAATACACAGAAGTCCATCCAGGGTAATGACCTTTTCTTCTAATAATATTATGACAGAGATTAGCACAAACTAGgaaggcttcttcgttaatctTTATGTGCACATGATATTCTATTCAAGTAATCACTAATTTTTATTGTGGCTAGTTACTGATCCTTCCCTAAATTCAATTGTAATATAT contains these protein-coding regions:
- the LOC100862473 gene encoding cell wall protein AWA1; translation: MSLDGIQAYYSTPTAELHPYLPEFIYVVHYFLVPVTPLHLHQQKKQKNRTIRKHSISKTEGPQEKQQRVELSSTSNFQAVSELLTFEGLSAIPSSRLQSSQKPLEAHLDLKMSPIFPTSPCHNLPVSLSSDSNVHLNSNAHSILFSGAQVPHVQSATGFSNVGVPLMPSETVFSSSSAPQISQITVPNSIRDLYLLKPATFNSTEAPHKQAIASRNGQTTRAPSAKLTSKSQFLKLHPPATASSNSQVPHILATMPRNISVTQVPQTRTSSSIQTLNSATVKASKNVQAPQVSLPIRPNYFLASVAPPSATPNRLTSHGPLLSIATSRAQTTQIEPGTESICVQALHAPPSTVSRSKCTTPLTQGAESSTGEVLPLPKIKACTIFQAPRVSSPTASSGIMKPHATSSKTSSSLLDQHATSSTASSSSLLALKLSPVTASRTLSAIPGLSETIHRSPSRAPRRGTVPKEPSREEGRHEGRKQVMVLKVTEPFTYDFEETKRMFHATVATEAEFFRVKVFDTALMSKFIPGKIIAISHYIGCNGFLEIYRASCVSDVNINPTMIISNTLSESAIATPKISYLLSQAKGTFVNGEFVVFKKSERHECICYGIGDDTGKMAVVVYGRLTNVRCEPGSKLRLVCFELTSTKDVCLLRSVRHSYMQVINEGKPLNPDSVRRNSLEPYF